From the genome of Papaver somniferum cultivar HN1 chromosome 2, ASM357369v1, whole genome shotgun sequence, one region includes:
- the LOC113348762 gene encoding mediator of RNA polymerase II transcription subunit 22a-like, with protein sequence MNKGGVGLTSGGSGPTSAAAAAAAQKQKTLLQRVDTDITSIVENFNHLVNVARVSDPPVRNSQEAFMMEMRGARMVQAADSLLKLVSELKQTAIFSGLASLNERVEQQTAAFDQQAEKTEQMLSRIGEEAAGCLKELESHYYSSAQRIDQGEQ encoded by the exons ATGAACAAAGGTGGAGTAGGTCTTACTAGTGGAGGCAGTGGGCCAACATCAgcggcggcagcagcagcagctcagaaGCAGAAGACACTGTTACAAAGAGTCGACACTGACATAACCAGCATTGTTGAGAATTTCAATCACCTGGTTAACGTTGCAAGG GTGAGTGATCCGCCAGTTAGGAATTCACAAGAGGCATTCATGATGGAGATGCGTGGAGCGAGAATG GTTCAGGCAGCAGATTCCTTGCTGAAATTGGTATCGGAGCTGAAGCAGACAGCTATCTTTTCCGGGTTGGCATCCTTGAATGAGCGTGTTGAGCAGCAAACTGCTGCATTTGACCAGCAAGCCGAGAAAACAGAGCAAATGTTGTCTAGAATTGGAGAGGAGGCAGCTGGTTGCCTGAAAGAACTTGAATCCCATTACTACTCTTCTGCCCAAAGGATCGACCAAGGCGAACAATGA
- the LOC113348763 gene encoding protein NRT1/ PTR FAMILY 3.1-like produces MISLTLSAVLPQLRPPPCKENQVCQEANSGQLAILYISLLLTAIGSGGIRPCVVAFGADQFDERDPEQKTKTWNFFNWYYFSMGVSILVAVTVIVYIQDNIGWGWGLGIPAVAMLLSIIVFVFGYPLYRNLNPSGSPFTRLLQVIVAAFRKRNLKMVSNDTVLYENEELDAAISSTGILIHTKQLSFLDRAAIASEEDFETKTSSPNLWRLSTVHRVEELKSVIRMGPVWASGILLITAYAQQNTFSLQQARTMDRHLTNSFQIPPGSMSVFTIVTMLVTISVYDRILIKIARKYTGLDRGISFLHRMGIGFVISVLATFVAGFVEVKRKSVARAYGLTDNKDTVIPISVFWLVPQYALHGIAEAFMSIGHLEFFYDQAPESMRSTAAALFWTAISAGNYCSSLLVSLVHKYSAKVGGTDGESSNWLPDDNINKGKLEYFYWLITLLQVINLAYYVICAKFYTFKPIQVRLKDQETGEALQDQTKQGIELVRLY; encoded by the exons ATGATAAGCTTGACTCTGTCGGCAGTTCTTCCTCAACTAAGGCCACCTCCATGTAAAGAAAATCAAGTTTGCCAAGAAGCTAATTCAGGACAACTTGCAATACTCTATATATCTCTCCTCCTAACGGCAATCGGTTCTGGTGGAATCAGACCATGTGTAGTAGCATTTGGAGCAGATCAGTTCGACGAACGTGATCCTGAACAAAAAActaaaacttggaatttcttcaaCTGGTATTATTTTAGCATGGGTGTTTCCATTCTGGTGGCGGTAACAGTTATCGTATATATTCAAGACAATATTGGTTGGGGATGGGGACTTGGAATTCCTGCAGTCGCTATGCTTCTATCTATAATTGTTTTCGTTTTCGGTTACCCACTTTACCGAAACTTGAATCCTTCTGGTAGTCCTTTTACTAGGTTGTTACAAGTCATTGTGGCGGCCTTCAGAAAAAGAAACTTGAAGATGGTTTCAAATGATACAGTGCTTTATGAAAATGAAGAACTTGATGCTGCTATTTCTTCAACCGGAATCCTTATTCACACCAAACAGTTAAG CTTTCTTGATCGAGCGGCAATAGCaagtgaagaagattttgaaaccAAGACATCCTCACCGAACTTATGGAGACTAAGTACAGTCCATCGGGTCGAAGAATTGAAATCCGTCATCCGAATGGGACCAGTTTGGGCTTCAGGGATTCTGCTAATAACAGCATATGCACAACAAAATACATTCTCATTACAGCAAGCTCGAACAATGGATCGACATCTTACCAATTCATTCCAAATTCCTCCCGGTTCAATGTCGGTTTTCACAATTGTTACCATGTTAGTAACAATATCAGTGTACGATCGAATTTTGATCAAAATCGCAAGAAAGTACACGGGTTTAGATCGGGGAATATCTTTCTTACATCGAATGGGTATCGGTTTTGTTATATCGGTATTGGCTACATTTGTTGCCGGATTCGTTGAAGTTAAACGTAAAAGTGTTGCTAGAGCCTATGGTTTAACTGATAACAAAGATACGGTCATACCAATATCAGTTTTTTGGCTTGTTCCACAATATGCGCTTCATGGTATAGCTGAAGCTTTTATGTCAATAGGGCATCTTGAATTCTTTTATGACCAAGCTCCTGAGAGTATGAGAAGTACAGCTGCTGCACTTTTTTGGACTGCTATATCAGCTGGGAACTATTGCAGTTCATTGTTAGTTTCATTAGTTCATAAATATAGTGCAAAGGTTGGAGGTACCGACGGAGAATCATCAAATTGGCTTCCCGATGATAATATTAACAAAGGCAAATTAGAGTACTTCTACTGGTTGATCACATTATTGCAAGTTATAAATCTTGCTTATTACGTTATATGCGCTAAGTTTTATACGTTTAAGCCAATCCAAGTTcgacttaaagatcaagaaacagGCGAAGCTTTGCAAGATCAAACCAAACAAGGAATCGAGCTTGTTAGGTTATACTAA